A region from the Halosolutus gelatinilyticus genome encodes:
- a CDS encoding succinylglutamate desuccinylase/aspartoacylase family protein: MSDTPDDPPDDRSDPGDSDPIADAFTYNGGRVDPGESANIRYGISETYLGDPVRIPVTVINGEHPGPTVFLSAAAHGDELNGIEVVREVAHDWDHSELHGTLICLPVMNVPGFLAQERYLPIYDRDLNRSFPGREGSTSARRMAHRIFTNFIEPCDIGVDFHTSTRGRTNMLHVRANVENPTVNRLAHAFSSNVIIAGEGPSGTLRREATAAGVPTITVEMGEAHRFQRSLIDRALTGVASILAEFGLHPDSSVHWPGWRTVIYDDDEKTWLRADAGGIVDMKRGRGALVDEGDVICTITNPFKEEDDIVTVEAPFTGLIVGVLENPVVYPGNPLCHLVGLSPDTLTALERERRPQQSQTRLENGGPESFA, translated from the coding sequence ATGAGCGACACGCCCGACGACCCTCCCGACGATCGATCCGATCCCGGCGACTCCGACCCGATTGCGGACGCGTTTACGTACAACGGCGGCCGGGTCGACCCCGGTGAGTCGGCGAACATCCGCTACGGAATCAGCGAAACCTACCTCGGCGATCCCGTCCGGATTCCGGTCACGGTGATAAACGGCGAACACCCCGGGCCGACCGTGTTCCTCTCCGCGGCGGCCCACGGCGACGAACTGAACGGGATCGAAGTCGTCCGCGAGGTGGCCCACGACTGGGATCACTCGGAGCTCCACGGGACGCTCATCTGTCTGCCGGTGATGAACGTTCCGGGCTTTCTCGCCCAGGAGCGCTACCTCCCCATCTACGATCGCGACCTCAACCGATCGTTCCCGGGCCGGGAAGGCTCGACGAGCGCGAGGCGGATGGCCCACCGGATCTTCACGAACTTCATCGAACCCTGCGATATCGGCGTCGACTTCCATACCTCCACGCGCGGGCGAACCAACATGCTTCACGTCAGGGCGAACGTCGAGAATCCGACGGTCAACCGACTCGCCCACGCGTTCAGTTCGAACGTCATCATCGCCGGCGAGGGGCCGTCGGGGACGCTCCGGCGCGAGGCGACCGCCGCCGGCGTCCCGACGATCACGGTCGAGATGGGCGAGGCTCACCGGTTCCAGCGCAGCCTGATCGATCGGGCGCTGACCGGCGTCGCGAGCATCCTCGCGGAGTTCGGCCTCCACCCGGATTCGTCGGTCCACTGGCCGGGCTGGCGGACCGTGATCTACGACGACGACGAGAAGACCTGGCTCCGCGCGGACGCGGGCGGCATCGTCGACATGAAACGCGGTCGCGGCGCGCTCGTCGACGAGGGCGACGTGATCTGTACGATCACCAACCCGTTCAAGGAAGAAGACGACATCGTCACCGTCGAAGCGCCGTTCACCGGGCTGATCGTCGGCGTCCTCGAGAATCCCGTCGTCTATCCGGGGAACCCGCTCTGTCACCTCGTCGGCCTCTCGCCGGATACGCTGACGGCCCTCGAGCGCGAGCGCCGACCGCAACAGTCGCAGACGCGACTCGAAAACGGCGGTCCCGAGTCGTTCGCTTGA
- a CDS encoding GNAT family N-acetyltransferase — MEIREATETDVDDIRSIARGSLNSTYTDFLDEETIEDAIEQWYGDELIDAIEADQTLFLLVEREGEPVAFSQSELVGERRRTGQILWLHVDPDHRGAGTGVRLLVRTREKLLDSGADRIQGFVLEDNEGGNGFYADHGFERASRREVEIGDETFTENVYVEGEIESGEEWGAVDELELDGETIYVSYSEAARGSKSPFYAAYETLDASERYGWFCGNCDSLENAMDTMGRIQCNTCGNRRKGTRWDASYL; from the coding sequence ATGGAAATACGGGAAGCAACGGAGACGGACGTCGACGACATCCGCTCGATCGCCCGCGGTTCGCTGAACTCCACGTACACCGACTTTCTCGACGAGGAGACGATCGAGGACGCGATCGAACAGTGGTACGGCGACGAGTTGATCGACGCGATCGAGGCCGATCAGACGCTCTTTCTGCTCGTCGAGCGCGAGGGCGAACCGGTCGCCTTCTCCCAGAGCGAACTCGTCGGCGAGCGCCGCCGAACCGGTCAGATCCTCTGGCTCCACGTCGATCCCGACCACCGCGGCGCGGGAACCGGCGTGCGGCTGCTGGTTCGGACCCGCGAGAAACTCCTCGATTCGGGAGCCGATCGGATACAAGGGTTCGTCCTGGAGGACAACGAGGGCGGCAACGGGTTCTACGCGGACCACGGCTTCGAACGCGCCAGCCGGCGCGAGGTCGAGATCGGCGACGAGACGTTCACCGAGAACGTCTACGTCGAAGGGGAGATCGAAAGCGGCGAGGAGTGGGGAGCGGTCGACGAACTCGAACTCGACGGCGAAACGATCTACGTCAGCTACAGTGAAGCCGCCCGCGGCTCCAAATCGCCGTTCTACGCCGCCTACGAGACGCTGGACGCGTCCGAACGCTACGGCTGGTTCTGCGGCAACTGCGATTCGCTCGAGAACGCGATGGACACCATGGGTCGCATCCAGTGTAACACCTGCGGCAACCGCCGGAAGGGAACCCGGTGGGACGCGTCCTACCTCTGA
- a CDS encoding oligosaccharide flippase family protein — translation MNRAEHIVRGFKATFVARAVYMVSSGLLMFLLARYLLEPDAYGALYWAIGILAIIQLFADLGVGKSAARYISEYREADPGQIPHLIRSTIAFKLVVLTIVVGVLLGFHEEIATLLRDEQVAPFLAAGVLYVVAFSFSTYTQISFQGFNHLGYSATVQAISGASRLIFAVSFALLGLGALGAFFGYIVGYAIAAAVGLTILYLEFYREYEPADEYEEGLARRLLEYSVPLTATRSANVIDKRIDIVLVGYFLSPVAVAFYTLGKQITDFVLAPAQALGFTISPNFGEQKAAGELEEARDIYETSLEQMMLLYIPAAVGLAIVADPLVTMVFGADYAGAVPVLQILCGFVVLMAITNLTSDGLDYLGRARSRAIAKGAASLANFGLNLLLIPTVGVVGAAAATVVTHTFYVAVNLYIVHSELSLRVERLARRIGLICAITGVMAIAVLLVTPLISGVVMLAAAIGVGALTWAVLAVASGLVDPSQVRSVVT, via the coding sequence ATGAATAGAGCTGAGCACATCGTTCGCGGGTTCAAGGCAACGTTCGTCGCTCGAGCCGTGTACATGGTTTCGAGCGGGCTACTGATGTTTCTACTGGCGCGGTACCTGCTCGAGCCCGACGCCTATGGGGCGCTCTACTGGGCGATCGGAATCCTCGCGATCATCCAGCTGTTCGCGGATCTCGGGGTGGGCAAGTCCGCGGCGCGGTACATCTCGGAGTACCGCGAAGCGGACCCGGGACAGATTCCGCACCTGATCCGGTCGACGATCGCGTTCAAACTCGTCGTGCTCACGATCGTGGTCGGCGTGTTGCTCGGGTTTCACGAGGAGATCGCGACCCTGCTGCGCGACGAGCAGGTCGCGCCGTTTCTCGCGGCCGGCGTCCTCTACGTCGTCGCCTTCTCGTTTAGCACCTACACGCAGATCTCGTTCCAGGGATTCAACCATCTCGGTTACAGCGCGACCGTCCAGGCGATCAGCGGCGCCTCGCGGCTGATCTTCGCCGTCTCGTTCGCCCTGCTCGGACTCGGCGCGCTCGGCGCGTTCTTCGGCTACATCGTCGGCTACGCGATCGCGGCCGCCGTCGGCCTGACTATCCTCTATCTCGAGTTCTACCGCGAGTACGAACCGGCGGACGAGTACGAGGAGGGCCTCGCGCGACGGCTGCTCGAGTACAGCGTACCGCTGACGGCCACGCGGAGCGCCAACGTCATCGACAAGCGGATCGACATCGTCCTCGTCGGCTACTTCCTCTCGCCCGTCGCGGTCGCCTTCTACACTCTCGGAAAACAGATCACGGACTTCGTGCTCGCGCCGGCACAGGCGCTCGGGTTCACCATCTCGCCGAACTTCGGCGAGCAGAAGGCGGCGGGCGAGCTCGAGGAGGCGCGGGATATCTACGAGACGTCGCTCGAACAGATGATGCTGCTCTACATCCCGGCCGCGGTCGGCCTCGCGATCGTCGCCGACCCGCTCGTGACGATGGTGTTCGGCGCCGACTACGCCGGCGCGGTGCCCGTCCTGCAGATTCTCTGTGGCTTCGTCGTCCTCATGGCGATCACGAACCTGACGAGCGACGGATTGGACTACCTCGGGCGCGCTCGTTCGCGGGCGATCGCGAAGGGAGCGGCGTCGCTCGCGAACTTCGGACTGAACCTCCTGCTCATCCCGACGGTCGGCGTCGTCGGCGCCGCCGCGGCGACCGTCGTGACCCACACGTTCTACGTCGCGGTCAACCTCTACATCGTCCACAGCGAACTCTCGCTGCGGGTCGAACGGCTTGCGCGCCGGATCGGGCTCATCTGCGCCATCACCGGCGTGATGGCGATCGCCGTCCTCCTCGTGACGCCGCTGATCTCGGGGGTGGTGATGCTCGCCGCGGCGATCGGCGTCGGCGCGCTCACCTGGGCGGTGCTCGCCGTGGCGAGCGGCCTGGTCGATCCGAGCCAGGTCCGATCGGTGGTGACGTGA
- a CDS encoding RimK family alpha-L-glutamate ligase: MAADSVTVGVLSLHTSKETKAILNAVEALDHDTAWLRTENTSISVTDGSVVIEPEVDVIANRMLLSKTEHPAEELGLANTFSKLVPTLNAPDAVLTALHKLSTATALAANDVRVPDVTLALSNENLNAVRDRYGEEAVYKTAIGTHGGGTWKIGPGEPINAKVGNRYAFLQELIDRDDARHRDVRVYVVDDRIIGAMYRYAPDNDWRTNVALGGSVEDATNDLPEEAREMARRAATTVDLDYAGVDLVEGEEGWFVLEVNPTAGFKGLYQATGVSPAPYIAQLAIERAGGEVDTDRVRDLSAVLDDSQPTALPVEMTTADEEPAIIGYTEEVVLSGTSGSTTVYAKSDTGATRTSIDTSLAADIGAGPIKAITKVKSGSRKTAKSRPVVDIVVGVGGNQHTVTASVEDRSHMDYPVLLGRDILENYRVDVSRRVDRDVPDTPEEEE; encoded by the coding sequence ATGGCCGCCGATTCTGTCACCGTGGGGGTACTGAGTTTACACACGAGCAAGGAAACGAAAGCGATCCTCAACGCCGTCGAGGCGCTGGATCACGACACGGCCTGGCTGCGAACAGAGAACACGTCGATCAGCGTCACGGACGGGAGCGTCGTGATCGAACCGGAAGTCGACGTGATCGCCAACCGGATGTTGCTCTCGAAGACGGAGCATCCGGCCGAAGAGCTCGGGCTCGCGAACACGTTTTCGAAACTGGTACCGACGCTCAACGCACCCGACGCGGTGCTCACCGCGCTCCACAAACTCTCGACGGCGACGGCACTCGCCGCGAACGACGTCCGAGTCCCCGACGTCACCTTGGCGCTCAGTAACGAGAACCTGAACGCCGTCCGAGACCGATACGGCGAGGAAGCCGTTTACAAGACGGCGATCGGCACCCACGGCGGCGGCACGTGGAAGATCGGCCCCGGCGAACCGATCAACGCGAAAGTCGGCAACCGATACGCCTTCCTGCAGGAACTCATCGATCGCGACGACGCGCGACACCGCGACGTCCGGGTCTACGTCGTCGACGACCGGATCATCGGCGCGATGTACCGGTACGCCCCGGACAACGACTGGCGGACGAACGTCGCACTCGGCGGGTCGGTCGAGGACGCTACCAACGACCTGCCCGAAGAAGCCCGCGAGATGGCTCGGCGCGCCGCCACCACCGTCGATCTCGATTACGCTGGGGTCGACCTCGTCGAGGGCGAAGAGGGCTGGTTCGTCCTCGAGGTCAACCCGACGGCGGGATTCAAGGGCCTCTACCAGGCGACGGGGGTCAGCCCGGCGCCGTACATCGCCCAACTGGCGATCGAACGGGCCGGCGGCGAGGTCGATACCGATCGCGTTCGCGACCTTTCCGCGGTGCTCGACGACTCCCAGCCGACGGCGCTCCCGGTGGAGATGACGACGGCGGACGAGGAGCCGGCCATCATCGGTTACACCGAGGAGGTCGTCCTATCGGGAACCAGCGGCTCGACGACCGTCTACGCCAAATCGGACACCGGCGCAACCCGGACGAGTATCGACACGTCCCTCGCCGCCGACATCGGCGCCGGGCCGATCAAAGCGATCACGAAAGTCAAATCCGGCAGCCGAAAGACCGCCAAGAGCCGCCCCGTCGTCGACATCGTCGTCGGCGTCGGCGGCAACCAGCACACCGTCACCGCGAGCGTCGAGGATCGCAGCCACATGGATTACCCCGTCCTTCTGGGTCGGGACATCTTGGAGAACTACCGCGTCGACGTCAGCCGACGCGTCGATCGGGACGTGCCCGATACGCCCGAAGAGGAGGAGTGA
- the katG gene encoding catalase/peroxidase HPI, which translates to MTRSNRGWWPNRLNLEVLDQNASSVSPMGEEFDYAEEFQKLDLEEVKADIEEVMTTSEEWWPADYGHYGPLFIRMAWHSAGTYRTSDGRGGASGGTQRFAPLNSWPDNANLDKARRLLWPVKQKYGRKLSWADLIVLAGNVALESMGFETFGFAGGREDEFEPSEAVDWGPETEWEASDRFDEKDTLREGLAATVMGLIYVNPEGPNGEPDPEWSAERIRESFGRMAMNDEETAALIAGGHTFGKVHGSGDPDEHVGPDPEAASIDQQGLGWESSHGSGKGADTITSGIEGPWNATPTQWDLGYLNNLLEYEWEPERGPGGAWQWTAKDGELDGAAPGAEDPSANEDVMMLTTDVALKRDPDYREIIERFQQNPDEFQEAFAKAWYKLIHRDMGPSERFLGSEVPDEEMTWQDPIPDADYDLIGDEQTAELKERIIASDLSVSQLVKTAWASASTYRDSDKRGGANGARLRLEPQKSWEVNEPDQLETALSTLEAIQEDFNGTRSDDVRVSLADLIVLAGNAAVEKAAADAGYDVEIPFEPGRTDATQEQTDVESFEALKPKADGFRNYLGDDHDRSAEELLVDKADLLDLTADEMTVLVGGMRALGANYKGSELGVFTYRPETLTNDFFVNLLDMDYEWEAAEDAEDTQDIVGWEAPADAHDIYEVRDRDTGEVEWAATRVDLVFGSNARLRAIAEVYGSDDSEEQFVQDFVDTWHKVMTNDRFDLE; encoded by the coding sequence ATGACCCGGTCAAACCGAGGCTGGTGGCCGAACAGGCTGAACCTGGAGGTTCTCGATCAGAACGCTAGCAGCGTCAGTCCGATGGGCGAGGAGTTCGATTACGCCGAGGAGTTCCAGAAGCTCGACCTCGAGGAAGTGAAGGCGGACATCGAAGAGGTGATGACGACGTCGGAGGAGTGGTGGCCGGCGGACTACGGCCACTACGGGCCGCTCTTCATTCGAATGGCGTGGCACAGTGCCGGCACGTACCGCACCAGCGACGGACGCGGCGGCGCGTCCGGCGGCACGCAGCGCTTCGCGCCCCTCAACAGTTGGCCCGACAACGCGAACCTCGACAAAGCGCGACGGCTGCTCTGGCCGGTCAAACAGAAGTACGGCCGCAAACTCTCGTGGGCCGACCTGATCGTCCTGGCCGGGAACGTCGCCCTCGAGTCGATGGGATTCGAGACGTTCGGCTTCGCCGGCGGGCGCGAGGACGAATTCGAGCCGAGCGAGGCCGTCGACTGGGGTCCCGAAACCGAGTGGGAAGCGTCCGACCGCTTCGACGAGAAGGATACCCTTCGGGAGGGACTCGCCGCCACCGTGATGGGCCTCATCTACGTGAATCCGGAGGGTCCGAACGGCGAGCCGGATCCGGAGTGGTCGGCGGAACGGATCCGAGAGTCGTTCGGTCGCATGGCGATGAACGACGAGGAAACGGCCGCGCTCATCGCCGGCGGACACACGTTCGGGAAGGTCCACGGTTCCGGCGATCCCGACGAGCACGTCGGTCCCGATCCCGAGGCGGCCTCGATCGACCAGCAGGGTCTCGGCTGGGAGAGCAGCCACGGCTCCGGCAAAGGGGCCGACACGATCACCAGCGGAATCGAGGGGCCGTGGAACGCCACGCCGACCCAGTGGGACCTGGGCTACCTCAACAACCTGCTCGAGTACGAGTGGGAGCCGGAGAGGGGCCCCGGCGGTGCGTGGCAGTGGACCGCGAAGGACGGCGAACTCGACGGCGCCGCACCGGGCGCCGAAGACCCGTCGGCGAACGAAGACGTGATGATGCTGACGACGGACGTCGCGCTCAAGCGGGATCCCGACTACCGGGAGATCATCGAGCGCTTCCAGCAGAACCCGGACGAGTTCCAGGAGGCGTTCGCGAAGGCCTGGTACAAGCTGATCCACCGCGACATGGGCCCGTCGGAGCGGTTCCTCGGCTCGGAAGTTCCGGACGAGGAGATGACCTGGCAGGACCCCATCCCCGACGCCGACTACGACCTGATCGGCGACGAGCAAACCGCCGAACTTAAAGAGCGGATCATCGCGTCGGACCTGTCCGTCTCCCAGTTGGTTAAAACCGCCTGGGCGTCGGCGTCGACGTACCGCGACAGCGACAAGCGCGGCGGCGCGAACGGCGCTCGCCTTCGCCTCGAGCCGCAGAAGAGCTGGGAAGTGAACGAACCGGACCAGCTGGAGACGGCGCTTTCGACGCTGGAAGCGATTCAGGAGGACTTCAACGGCACCCGATCCGACGACGTTCGGGTCTCGCTGGCCGACCTGATCGTGCTGGCCGGCAACGCGGCCGTCGAGAAGGCCGCGGCGGACGCCGGGTACGACGTAGAGATCCCGTTCGAACCGGGCCGCACCGACGCCACGCAGGAACAGACCGACGTCGAGTCCTTCGAGGCGCTCAAGCCGAAGGCCGACGGGTTCCGCAACTACCTCGGCGACGACCACGACCGTTCGGCGGAGGAGTTGCTGGTGGACAAGGCCGACCTCCTGGACCTGACGGCCGACGAGATGACGGTGCTGGTCGGCGGCATGCGCGCATTGGGCGCGAACTACAAGGGGTCGGAGCTCGGCGTCTTCACCTACCGGCCGGAGACGCTGACCAACGATTTCTTCGTGAACCTGCTCGACATGGACTACGAGTGGGAGGCCGCCGAAGACGCCGAGGACACCCAGGACATCGTGGGGTGGGAGGCGCCCGCGGACGCCCACGACATCTACGAGGTGCGCGACCGCGACACGGGCGAAGTCGAGTGGGCGGCGACCCGCGTCGACCTCGTCTTCGGTTCGAACGCCCGGCTCCGAGCCATCGCGGAAGTCTACGGGTCCGACGACAGTGAGGAGCAGTTCGTACAGGACTTCGTGGATACGTGGCACAAGGTGATGACCAACGATCGCTTCGACCTCGAGTGA
- a CDS encoding DNA-3-methyladenine glycosylase family protein — protein sequence MADPDPAVRNDPETILREDPVMATVIDRHDPHPLEPVENEFERLCVSIINQQLSTASAAAVRDRVFETLDGIVTPESILVAPRGELLDAGLSRTKVDYVRNAAFAFQERDLTREGLADYTNDEVIAELTDIKGIGAWTARMYLMFVLQRPDVLPLGDLAIRRGIERLYNEGEELTRAEMREIAEPWRPHRSLASRYIWAEYEG from the coding sequence ATGGCTGACCCCGACCCCGCCGTCCGGAACGATCCGGAAACCATCCTTCGGGAGGACCCCGTGATGGCTACCGTCATCGATCGTCACGATCCCCATCCGCTCGAACCGGTCGAGAACGAGTTCGAGCGCCTTTGCGTGTCGATCATCAACCAGCAGTTGTCAACGGCCAGCGCGGCCGCCGTCCGCGATCGCGTGTTCGAAACGCTCGACGGCATCGTCACCCCGGAGTCGATCCTCGTTGCACCGCGAGGCGAGTTGCTGGACGCGGGACTCTCCCGGACGAAAGTCGACTACGTTCGAAACGCCGCTTTCGCGTTCCAGGAGCGCGATCTCACGCGCGAGGGGCTTGCCGACTACACGAACGACGAGGTGATCGCCGAACTCACGGATATCAAGGGAATCGGCGCCTGGACCGCCCGTATGTACCTCATGTTCGTCCTGCAGCGGCCCGACGTGCTCCCGCTCGGCGACCTCGCGATCCGCCGCGGCATCGAACGGCTGTACAACGAGGGCGAGGAACTGACCCGGGCGGAGATGCGCGAGATCGCCGAGCCGTGGCGGCCGCACCGAAGCCTCGCGTCGCGGTACATCTGGGCCGAGTACGAAGGCTGA
- a CDS encoding metal-dependent hydrolase — MQPIVHPVVGYVCYAAYVRLDRGEAPASAPAMVAALGATVPDLIDKPPWLLGAVDVGRTVGHSLLFAIPAVVAVWLLARRRGHDRLGVAFAIGYCSHVATDVPWHVLAGDYRELGFLLWPITPMPPYTGTKVLGTLAGVEVTTLWLEAIVLVAGVALWWRDGRPGLESIRRAVQG, encoded by the coding sequence ATGCAGCCGATCGTCCATCCCGTCGTCGGATACGTCTGCTACGCGGCCTACGTGCGCCTCGATCGGGGAGAGGCGCCCGCGTCGGCGCCCGCGATGGTCGCCGCGCTTGGCGCCACAGTCCCGGACCTGATCGACAAACCGCCCTGGCTGCTCGGCGCGGTCGACGTCGGTCGAACTGTCGGCCACTCGCTGCTGTTCGCGATTCCCGCGGTCGTCGCGGTCTGGCTGCTCGCACGGCGTCGCGGACACGATCGGCTCGGCGTCGCGTTCGCGATCGGCTACTGCTCCCACGTCGCGACGGACGTTCCGTGGCACGTGCTCGCCGGCGATTACCGCGAACTCGGCTTCCTGCTCTGGCCGATCACGCCGATGCCACCGTACACGGGAACGAAAGTGCTCGGAACCCTCGCGGGTGTCGAGGTTACGACGCTGTGGCTCGAAGCGATCGTTCTCGTCGCCGGCGTCGCGCTGTGGTGGCGGGACGGTCGACCGGGACTCGAATCGATCCGGCGCGCGGTCCAAGGATAG
- a CDS encoding heavy metal translocating P-type ATPase, whose amino-acid sequence MTASTPSSPDTPPDAARTLELRVPEMDCPSCAGKVTNSVERLDGIDDIDAQVTSGRLVVAYDPTRASEAEIRDRVRAAGYAIDDAESELTVSVPEMDCASCANKVENALASVDGVREIEARPTSGRVTVTVSEETGPEAVVDAIGSAGYDATPVSDERDSIGDQDPVWKSRRAVSTGVGAVLLSVGLVLEYLLPAADPTLFAAIGRTYDLSAILFVAAAAIAGAPILRNGYYSARNRSLDIDFLMSAGIVASVAAHHPFEGATLAVLFSVAELLERFSMDRARDSLRELMDLSPDTATVKRDDGTEETVPVETLERGDVVVVRPGDKIPADGTVLEGESAIDQSPITGESVPADKAVGDEVYAGTIPESGYLEVEVESEADDSTIARIVRMVEDAEREKTEREQFVDRFANVYTPIVVALAVGFAVVPPLLGASWNYWFIVGLTLLVIACPCAFVISTPVSVVSGITSAARNGVLIKGGRHLEAIAESNVLAVDKTGTLTEGDLSVTDVIPLEGADEETVLRRASAVERRSEHPIGQAIVGYAEKRGVAVAEFDVSNFEALTGKGVRADVDGRTHYVGKPDLFDGLADLEHAHATTDGGTSLAELGYDGQDRPQCDREGCLDVLSEVVPDLEAEGKTVVIVGTEDGPIGVVGVADRVRPDAKWAVSRLQAQGVRVVMLTGDNEGTARAIAADVGIDEYHAELLPDEKLEWIDRLERRTDDGRDGDDREGRVAMVGDGINDAPALASASVGIAMGAAGTDTALETADVALMGDDLTRLPYLYDLSRTANDVIRQNIWSSLAVKAVLAAGAPLGIVTVIHAVVIGDMGMSLGVTGNAMRLAHVDPEVPDRFEKRDEERCCSDSHCARNESSPR is encoded by the coding sequence ATGACTGCGTCTACTCCCTCATCTCCCGATACGCCGCCCGACGCGGCCCGGACACTCGAGTTGCGCGTCCCGGAGATGGACTGTCCCTCCTGCGCCGGCAAGGTGACGAACAGCGTCGAGCGACTCGACGGGATCGACGACATCGACGCGCAGGTGACCAGCGGCCGCCTCGTCGTCGCGTACGACCCGACCCGCGCCTCCGAGGCCGAGATCCGCGATCGGGTCCGCGCGGCCGGCTACGCGATCGACGACGCGGAATCGGAACTGACGGTTTCGGTTCCGGAGATGGACTGCGCCTCCTGTGCGAATAAGGTCGAGAACGCCCTCGCGAGCGTCGACGGCGTCCGCGAGATCGAGGCTCGCCCGACGTCTGGCCGCGTCACCGTCACCGTCTCCGAGGAGACCGGCCCCGAAGCGGTCGTCGACGCGATCGGCTCCGCCGGCTACGACGCGACGCCGGTGAGCGACGAGCGCGACTCGATTGGCGATCAGGACCCGGTCTGGAAGAGCCGCCGCGCCGTCTCGACCGGCGTCGGCGCCGTCCTCCTGAGCGTCGGCCTGGTGCTCGAATACCTGCTTCCGGCCGCCGATCCGACGCTGTTCGCCGCGATCGGTCGCACCTACGATCTCTCCGCGATACTGTTCGTCGCGGCCGCGGCGATCGCCGGGGCGCCGATCCTGCGAAACGGCTACTACTCGGCGCGAAATCGGAGTCTCGACATCGACTTCCTGATGAGCGCCGGCATCGTCGCGAGCGTGGCGGCTCACCACCCCTTCGAGGGCGCGACGCTCGCGGTGCTGTTCAGCGTCGCCGAGTTGCTCGAGCGATTCTCGATGGACCGCGCGCGCGACTCGCTGCGGGAGTTGATGGACCTCTCGCCGGACACGGCGACCGTCAAGCGCGACGACGGAACCGAGGAGACGGTGCCCGTCGAGACGCTCGAGCGCGGCGACGTCGTCGTCGTTCGACCCGGCGACAAAATTCCCGCGGACGGCACGGTTCTGGAAGGCGAAAGCGCGATCGACCAGTCGCCGATCACCGGCGAGAGCGTCCCCGCCGACAAGGCGGTCGGCGACGAGGTGTACGCCGGGACGATCCCCGAGTCGGGCTACCTCGAAGTCGAGGTCGAGAGCGAGGCCGACGACTCGACGATCGCCCGGATCGTCCGCATGGTCGAGGACGCCGAACGCGAGAAGACCGAGCGCGAGCAGTTCGTCGATCGGTTCGCGAACGTGTACACGCCGATCGTGGTCGCGCTCGCCGTGGGTTTCGCCGTCGTGCCGCCCCTGCTGGGGGCGTCCTGGAACTACTGGTTCATCGTCGGCTTGACCCTCCTCGTCATCGCCTGCCCCTGTGCGTTCGTCATCTCGACGCCGGTCAGCGTCGTCTCGGGGATCACGAGCGCCGCCCGTAACGGCGTCCTGATCAAGGGCGGTCGCCACCTCGAGGCGATCGCCGAGAGCAACGTCCTCGCCGTGGACAAGACGGGAACGCTCACCGAGGGCGACCTCTCGGTGACCGACGTCATCCCGCTCGAGGGCGCCGACGAGGAGACCGTCCTCCGCCGGGCGAGCGCCGTCGAACGTCGCAGCGAACACCCGATCGGGCAGGCGATCGTCGGCTACGCCGAGAAGCGGGGCGTCGCTGTCGCCGAGTTCGACGTCTCGAACTTCGAGGCGCTGACGGGCAAGGGCGTTCGCGCCGACGTCGACGGGCGAACCCACTACGTCGGCAAGCCGGACCTGTTCGACGGGCTCGCGGATCTCGAACACGCGCACGCGACCACCGACGGCGGTACGTCGCTCGCCGAACTCGGGTACGACGGGCAAGATCGGCCGCAGTGCGATCGCGAGGGCTGTCTGGACGTTCTGTCGGAGGTCGTCCCCGATCTCGAGGCCGAGGGCAAGACCGTCGTGATCGTCGGCACCGAGGACGGGCCGATCGGCGTCGTCGGCGTCGCCGACCGAGTCCGCCCCGACGCGAAGTGGGCCGTCTCGCGGCTGCAGGCCCAGGGCGTTCGCGTGGTGATGCTCACCGGCGACAACGAGGGAACCGCCCGCGCGATCGCGGCCGACGTCGGCATCGATGAGTACCACGCCGAACTGCTCCCCGACGAGAAGCTCGAGTGGATCGATCGGCTGGAGCGCCGGACCGACGACGGACGGGATGGCGACGATCGGGAGGGTCGCGTCGCGATGGTCGGCGACGGCATCAACGACGCGCCGGCGCTCGCGAGCGCCTCGGTCGGCATCGCGATGGGTGCTGCCGGGACCGATACCGCGCTGGAGACGGCCGACGTCGCGCTCATGGGCGACGACCTCACCAGACTACCCTACCTCTATGACCTCTCGCGGACGGCGAACGACGTCATCCGCCAGAACATCTGGTCGAGCCTGGCGGTCAAGGCCGTCCTCGCTGCTGGGGCCCCGCTCGGTATCGTGACGGTGATCCACGCGGTCGTCATCGGCGATATGGGGATGAGCCTCGGCGTGACGGGCAACGCGATGCGGCTCGCGCACGTGGACCCGGAGGTTCCCGATCGGTTCGAAAAACGGGACGAAGAGCGGTGCTGTTCGGACTCGCACTGCGCGAGAAACGAGTCGAGCCCCCGATAG